taagattaaatcattctgaagatcaaattattggagatagaaacaagggagtaatgacaagaagaaaattggcaaatgaagaggtatgtcttattttgcaagttgaaccggcaactattattgaagcttgtaaggataaacattggttaaaagctatggaagttgaattagatcaaatagagaagaatgaaacttagtatttagtttctcgacctaaaaacaagaatgatattggaactaaatgggtttttagaaataaactgaataagGATGGTCAacttataaggaacaaggctagattggtttgtaaaggatattctcaaatggaaggaattgattatggtgagacatttgcacctgtagctagaattgaagctcttagactatttcttgcctatgtagcttgtaagaactataaggtttatcaaatggatgtcaaacgtacattttttaatggtgagcttgaggaagaagtttacactaagaaacctaatggatttacactgaaagatgacaaagacatggtttgcagattaaagaaagctttatatggtttaaaacaggctcctagagcttagtatgcaaggttggataaatatcttttgaagcttggttttactaaaagtagtgctgatagtaatctatattataagattgctgataatgatattctaattattgaagtttttgttgatgatatcatttttggaggagaagataaactgtgcatggaatttactaacaacatgaagaatgaatttgaaatgtttgtgattggtgagatgaaatttatcttaggtttacagattactcaaactaaaaaagacatttttatatgtcaaactaagtatttgagggaattgttgaaaaaatttggtatggataattccaaacccgtaagtactcctatggctacaagtgagaaattatctatcaaggatacttcttcactagtaaatccgacaaggtataaatctatgattggtggtttgttatatctaacttagactagacctgatattatgattgtagtaagtattatttcaagatatcaaagtaatcctaaagaaaaccatgaatgtgtagtaaagaggatattttggtattttcaagcaacaacaaaatatggtttatggtattctagaaacaatgatttcactttatgtgaatatactgactcagattgggcaggtgatactgacaATAGGAAAAGCatttctagtggagctttctttcttggaaagaaactggtttcatggataagaaaaaaaaatgtcatgcatttctttatctactgcagaagctgagtatgttgcagcaacaactaattgcactcaagttttgtggatgaagaaaatgttgaaggatattaaggtgaattgtagtgaactggtagttatctactgtgataactctgcagctattgacatgtccaagaatctagtatttcactccaagactaagcatatttcaataaagtataactttctgaaggacaaggtagaagcaaaggaagtcaaattggtttatgtgaacactaaagaaaaaattgcagacatattcactaaacccctatctaaggaatcatttgaatacttgagagataggttaggggtttttgcccctctagcagagacttgattgatgaagtttgtcattagtctagtatgcattattagGAACATTATCCATTatggcactaatgagtggtgctactactcagagggtgtagtcagctttgagattcagaggtttataccattgctttgatatttttgtcagggtttatggcattgatgtccaagggggagagatattgctatgaaaataaaagaaaagttttatacattggggagagagatttgttCAGAGCCTTACATTGATATCATTCATTGGGGAAGagatattgattgttggttgtcttctatatggggagacttgtttggtattttttggtacttagatgtttttcacatctagtattgccatcaataccaacgggggagattgttggcattatgggtgAATTGATTATGCATGGCAtttatattttgtcattgatgtcaatactaactgttaccgatagataggtttctggtataagatctagtgttatcgcCAAAAGAGATTATCTGTTTGACACTTCTGACATGCTTTTTgcatttcatgagttatatgctccataagcatgttttggtcagttggtattggttttgtaattggatgttatcatacactctggtaaacccttactaacACTCGTTTATGGCTTTactgatagagctttcattgaggaatcatgacaggatgcacaattgatgttggtgcaacttcttcaaagatttcaggatgttgaagatgtttgttgatTGTGCTTTAattgcttgaagatattgctttggcatggtggaccgaGAATAGTTTCggtatctatctaggttatggactggtatcatgttagcgtgtactctacatgttatttggatgattcgagatgttttatggatttggtattattgttttgatcttaaactGACATGTCATATCaatgtaataaggaattatgtaattgtaatatctttaggtggccaacctaattggtttaggccttaaggtttgtataaatgaGAGGaggaaactctttgtaaagtatcatggttattgaaaagatcatggtcaaggaatgtaatgtgtgaatattgtaatatcactcaggcagaggagttgatagatcattggtgatcagattgattttagaagaggatttagtcctctgacattgagcttaaccaggactataatcagacatagtagatgctatttctagaaaTTCACTCTATTGGTCTattatccatttatcttgagaaggttgtagcctctctgtagttagtgagactctttttgtaatgaacaatatgctctaggtagtgtgccttcctgcaagtgcaggactctcattgtaacacatactttctatagaagtatcatctgactatgggtaggcttcccatcgtgatttttcccattctgggttttccacgtacaaatcacggtgttatgtggtatggttactttgcattgattatctggttaattgttaagttgtattgtttactggtatctttTCATGCTTTACGAGTACTCTGATTTATCTagggttatattgtggattaaatgttataatcaatTAACAacatattcaccccccctctgagttgttcaCTGGTTACCCTAACAGGAGCTGTGTCAGCAATTGATTTTTGTGCATGAAAACCAATCACAACCACATACGACTAGATTGAAGTTCCCAAAATCTATTGGTCGGTATTCAATTTTACCTAATCCCAAAGCCAAGAACATGAAAGAAGatatgcaatggaatactatgaggaggttcaaagaataaaataattttgattttcgtggcatgaagaataagctcaaaagaaactacacccatgtttttaggtttgaagatgtatgggcagATTTTGAAGATGCCgaagacataagaagaatggatttcaATCATCTTACCCTAGAGCAGATTGAAAATCTGGATCTAGcaaaaatcccaatgaccatggaggaTACCGATGACATAGTAGACctagtctattatgaaaagaagattgttgattcaCCACTCCCACTGGTGCAATGGTCCAAGAAGGAGAGAAAGTCTATTACTCAAAGAATTTACCCCATTTTAGAaaataccaatgcatggttgttgaagaagaatcttagaatgaaacaaaTTCCTGCTAGTTCTAGAGATGATGACAATATTGATGGTCTAGTTGGTAAGACAACTACAACTGGAACAAGGACCAAGAGAAAAGAAAATCAGCAAGCACCATCCTCAGCTCCTGCAACCCAATCTAAGGGAAAAGGCCCCAAAATTAAATTCACAGTTAAGGGATCTAAACAAGGTGAGTCATCTTCAGCAACGCAGGAGACAACCACAAAAGAGTTAGAACAACAGTCTACTAAAGAGACTGAAAAAGAAAAGGAGtcagaagaaggtgaaattcctcatcaagaggaagcaTAGGTTGAAGAGCCAGCACATCATGGTGAGATTAATGTCCCTACCACCTCACAAGCACCAACCCATCCAGAATTTGTTATTCATTCTATTGAAATTGACTCAGATCAAGAGGATGAGGGATTTGATGATGAGGAGTTAGATATGGACATGACACAGTCAGAAGCTATTCAACAGTTTTTCACATTATCCATTTTTTCTAGTTTAGATGATATTCCTTAAACCATcattgaatcttcaatgttggattttcTTGAAACCATGGAGCAAGCATTTGTAGAACAACACATGATGACTTTACGTTCTACAATGGTCATAACAGAAGTTCCACCTCTGGTAAGTGCTGAAATTATTTCCACTGCACCTTCCACTCTCCCATCTATGGTTGTAACTGAAGAGGTGTTATTAGTAGCTATTATTACTACATCAACTGGCATGTCATTGGCTATTTTCACTTTGATaccaataacaacatccacaaccaTTACAAGTTCAAGCTAGTTTGCTCCTGAAATACCAATTGGTACTTAATAAGAAGTTACTACTCCAACTGCCAAtccagaattaccaccttggatggaggtagtagcacccaAGAGAAACAAACATGTGATTTTATccgatgagtttgattttgagaagTTGGTTCCCCCAAAGACCAAAGGTATAAAAAATCCAAAGACTATTTCTCGAGTATTAGTAGATCCAACTACTAAGAGGAAATATAatgaggtcatggtgccatcattAGATAAAAGTAGATATAATATACAACTCAAGGACTATACAATGCAAACTGTAGAACTTGGAGTGGAAATGCATGAGAGCATTAAGTTGGATTCTCAAACtacttttgactctttgttgtagAGATTTGATCAGgaaagagatgagaagaatgaGTTAAAACAAAAGTGTGAGCAATATACCAGTGTTCTTCTCAAGGTTACACAATCCTCCCAAGAAATCGAGCCTATTGGTTCCTTAATAGATTCTGAGGCTCTAAAGAAAGTTGAACAGGTGGGAGTCAAGGCCTAAGTAGTAGATGAGTGGATTGCACAATTGAAATAAGAGgggtctcatcttctaagttcagcAATTGGGTTATTGGTTGATTTTGAAGTAATTCAAAGTCAAATGCAAAGTATCAATACTTCACTATCTCAATAAATTGATGATATTGAGAGAAGTGCAACCCTTTggtgcaaaatggaggacttcagaatagaaATCCTTATGGAGAATAAAGTAGTCCccacaagagaaaaatatatccaaatcttgtcattGTGGTCTCATAAAAATGAGACAATAAGATTGATGATTGCAGAGCTGGAACgagaaaggaaggaaggtgatgatgagattgatctcatttctacTAGAATTGCTGACATTCCTTGCTATCTATATGACGACAATCAGAATCTTGGATTTCTCTCTAAGTGAATTTGATAAGTTACTGGGGAttcaagtcagttttgaggtccttCTGTCCATGCTGAATGATGGAAAAAAGAAATTTGAATGCTAAGGATGCAATTTCCCATGTTCATGTCATCACAGATTCTACCCCAATGATGGAAAAAGTtgagatggaggccatcctgactaAGTTTGAATAATTTCACAAAtctaatgaggaggagaaagatgaataaagtgtccccttttgacattttcttttcatgtagttgcattgttagatgctgcaagttttctcgtaGCTACATAATTTCTTTCTGCTATAGTTGTAGTCAAGTCggactatgcagttgaattagtcaaatgtgcccacatttttctccactcttttcatatataaggaggaccatcagttgtatattttttttatctttgattatgtTAAGCAAAACTCTGCCGAAtgtttgcctcaactaagactttgagcttttgttgtgaagattcaatcaagcaaataaataaagcaattttatttgatctcaaactttgtgttgtgtcaatttttttttatatgagttaatgttcttatgtttattacttatatatgttctttaattccttgatattggagatattgttatgtgggtaaaagagctcttgaattatgaaagtagactttgtgctccttgcatatttgggaaattttctattgttaagtgattagtggtaggctttgtattgctactgttccttgtagttttaaggattggggaattacacttgaagactttgagctgcaagttgatTTTCTTACCATTTGTGATAATTAGTTTAAGTTAGTGTTACATGCAAGAAATAATTTGTGCTTCTTGCTTGTAAAAtttggtatagtttgttggattaatttGTTCATTTatttaagtatcaaaagtgatagggaaattgtaacaaagtgaagggagaatacatagactctgaaataagagagttatatgcctaaaactaacccacagattttaatttcttgttcattagagaaaaaatttcaaatggaatctccccttgatgagaggggagattaatttctcaacataggtgtgtgtgaatcatatattttgtcattgttatgctagtgacaaaatattcacccaacaaagcaataccctgttaggagtaacctcgatagatgatttgaaatccaagctaatggatcacctggttagaggatttagatagtacTAAGCATGTTAAAGattaccaggttaagggatttaactattgtaattgttagagatcaacagggtttgctgatctagtaaatagcattactctacttaatcagatccttttcatgctcctatctacctcaaCACATACTGAAAATACTCCTTTTGGATCGGCAATCAATCACATTGACACTTAACAAAAATTGCCAAAACTACAATGAAACAACTcgttgaccttataaacaaaaaataggttggtaacacattacaaacctaagatctcatagatattacaaacaaatcaattcaagtatgaccattagactACATAGAAATCACCAACACATTTTCTAAGAgaacctcgactgctccttgatcaccgctcgtcaattcctataactcatcacatggcttcctcttcatgcaatgtactctctcattcccaagataaaaccgttatctctacatgccaaaaaccacttgaaacttatgacatacaacatgcatatgtggcataatcattaccaatcATCATTTGATTATAAATCAATATAAATGATTCACCGAGAtacatcggttagggtttggcacatcaaaaggtagggttaccggttaatctcactgcttctaaagtaatacatgtttccttcacttgctcacctactagttcaaaaaaaaaaaatcataacaatatcattactggttacaattgacatcaatgacaacacaatagtttatcaatgcaatcttaaatcaaatgccaacaatctccccctctggcattgatgacaatacaaatataaatacccttgattgtgatgattgagagtaatgcagatacataggtataggaatcttggtttacatattACCATGTTCTTtccttcaactaagtctccatgtctttagctggtaaGTGGCTATAATTCTTCTCTTTATCATTAATACAATTATTCTTCCCATAATCATACAGTTAAAATCATATAGTTCTTATAcccgtttgacaacaatgccaaagcgaaagtaaaacatgtagtgtcatacttcacCGTTCTGCATGAACAATCTGTAGCTTGATACTCCCCCTTTGGattagctccactctacaccaatcctgcttcaagattcttcaattagctctgggattgatgtcttccatatcTACTTAATttacctcatgtaggggcacaacccctagctaacctctaagatatGCAAAAGTAGTCTCAGGcataggtttagtaaagatatctactagcttctccttagtagatacattatttaataacacatctttactctaaactttctccctcaagaaatgatattttagctcaatatgcttggttctagcatgcaacaaaaggttctttgaaatatctattacactggtgttatcacataaaatctttactggttctgagatcttcaacttgaatccttccaaaatgtgtttcagccagattgcttgggtacagtTAAAATacactacaacatattcagcttcaatagtggACTGTGATATATAGCTCTAcatcttgctgctccaagatacaagtcttcctccaagaaagaatgcaccactagtagtctacatctgtataaacttttaaatcgaatttacctgcatatggataccataatccataatcaatagtacctttcaaatatctgaatgtccttttagttgcaatcatgtgtgtctccttaggttTTTTTTGAAATCTGGTAGCAAATTCAACTGTGTGAGCAATATTCGGTccgttgtgaacaacataatgcagtttccctattaTTGATATGTACCCCTTTTCATTAATAGATGCAACATCCTCCTCCTTACATAGTTTCAAACCAATAACCATttgtgtcccaactagtttacaaccACTCATTCccaatgtcttcaatacctctttcacatattcagattatgtgataaaaatacaactcttcatttgttgaatttgtaaacctatgaagaattttatatctcctatcagagacatttcaaattcacttttcatctcatttgcaaagtcatcactcatgtcatcactacctccaaaaatgatatcatccacaaacacttcactaaccagtatcttatctccttcagtcttgagatatatattgttgtcttcactagttctctggaaATCTATGTTAATCAAGTgtgagtgtagtctttcataccatgctcttggtgctttcttcaaaccTTATAGTGCCTGTGTATTTTAcgcaccatatcctttgcatcagtcaaagaataaccatctagttgttcaatatatacttcctcttctagtattccatttagaaatgtggacttcacatccatctgatatactttgaatcccttatatgctgcaaatgcaagtagagtcctaacaccttccaatataGAAACTGGTGCAAATTTctttccatagtcttctccttcttcctgtgcataacctttgcataccaatcttcctttgtttctgactactaatccatcttcattcagtttattcctgaatacccatttagttcctaccACATTTTTGTTCACCAGTTTGGGTAGTAGGGTCCatttattgttcttctcaatctggtcaagatcCTCTTCgatagctttgatccaatgatcatctccaaagacttccttagcagttctatgctcaatagtggagatcatgcaataattctctctaattcttcttctagttaatactccaacatctttatctccaataatttagtcaggattatgattgaatcTCACATTCCTTGGAAtgatatgatcattatcttcaggttcttcttcctcactatcatcatcttctgcacaatctacctattccagttgaactAGTCCTACAACAGTCACTTCACCAACTTCTAGCTTCACCAGTTCTgattccaaaatcagaatgtaaggtccATTTTCCTTCTTCTCATCACTAGTTTCTCCTAAAACTTTAGGACACTTATCGActcagacatcaacactttcaatgactctttatctggttgttgtaacatttgtaggccttactcttggtggagtgccaagaaatatgccttcatcactcttagcatcaaacttaccaacatagtcacctctcttgataaaacatttactgccaaaacacttaaaataactgacattaggtgatctaccataccaatattcataaggatttttattgttacctctctttactaaTACCTGGTTCATAATGTATGTGACTGTGGTGgcagcttctctctagaaatttttttctacacctccttgtattagcatcattctagcagcttcaacaactgactgattgttcctctctgcaataccattttccTATGGTGTCcaaggtgcagaaagttgtctcttaattccattttcttcacaaaatatagtgaattcctttgaagtaaattcacctccttgatcaattctcaaacactttatcttcctaccactttccttttcagctaaggccctaaatgccttaaacttactaaaggcttctggTTTGTCctccaagaatgtgacccacataatacttgagcaatcatcggtgatgattataaaatatctatcaccttgaatacttttagtccttattggtccacagaggtctatatgaaccaaatctaacaaattatGTTTTGTTGataaagatttgctcttaaaagttgaggatgtcatcttccctaactgacattccttacacagagcattcaccggtttgtccaactgaggcaaacctcttactaactttgacttactaactttgacaatgttatcaaaatttatatgacaaccGATTCATCAAGCTCCATtgattagggtttggcacatcaacatgcAGGGTTACTGATTGATCTCACTGTTTCTCAAGTAATACCGGTTTTCTTCACttgctcacctaccggttgcaaaaaaAATATCATAACAACATTATTACAGGTTacaattcacatcaatgacaacacaatagttcattaatgtaatcttcaatCAAATACTGACAATCTCCccattttgcattgatggcaatacaaatatcaatacccttgattgtgatgattgagagtaatgaacatacacaggtataggaatcctgctttacaccatgtactctccttcaactaagtctctATGTCTTTAGTTGGTAATTTTCTATAGttattctctctatcaatcatacaattcttctccataatcatatagttcttctccccctttgacaacaatgccaaagtgaaagtaaaacatgtagtgtcatacttcactagtCTGCATGAACagtctgcaacttgatgctccccctgttgaataactccactctacaccaatccttcttagagattcttcaattagcttcgggactaatgtaatctacatctTCTTAATTAACCTCATGTAGGGGCAGAACCCCtagatgacttctaagatactcaaaagcagtcttaggaaaaggtttagtaaatatatctactagctgctccttagtagatagatgctccaattaaacatctttactctgcactttctccctcaagaaatgatattttagctcaatgtgcttggttctagtatgcaacactgggttctttgaaatatttattaaacTAGTGTTATCATGTAAAATCTTTACTAGTtttgtaatcttcaacttgaatccttccagaacgTGTTTCATCCTTattgcttgggtacaatttatatatgctgccacatattcagcttcaacagtcgactatgatatacaactcttcttcttgctgctccaagatacaagtctcccACCAAGAAAGATTgaaccactagttgtgctcttcccaTCATCAATATtccctgcccagtctgcatctatataaaccttcaaatcaaagttacctgcatatggataccataatccataatcaatagtacctttcaaatatctaaatgtccttttagttgcaatcatgtgtgtctccttagggttCTTTTGAAGtttggcaactaaaccaactgcatgagcaatatccagtctactgtgaacaaaaatttgtagtttccctatcatttatctgtactctttttcatcaatagatgcggcatca
This genomic stretch from Cryptomeria japonica chromosome 8, Sugi_1.0, whole genome shotgun sequence harbors:
- the LOC131857525 gene encoding uncharacterized protein LOC131857525 translates to MQKVSEANRLAEQELDLSIAKLDEIFDSLGERIADQNEPTDVDALDVEDTTPEMEKAEKERKVNIIVDKDSAEVKDDNVDYGNMVEKLVETVEVKIPTQIEQSSQTEQSLQTKQPLDTGKNTEGIYAGIGPPKTEISTIEHTEKPTEAEEAKTITLTQSEHSTVTDDQSHEPEAQKTPRFEDVWADFEDAEDIRRMDFNHLTLEQIENLDLAKIPMTMEDTDDIVDLVYYEKKIVDSPLPLVQWSKKERKSITQRIYPILENTNAWLLKKNLRMKQIPASSRDDDNIDGLVGKTTTTGTRTKRKENQQAPSSAPATQSKGKGPKIKFTVKGSKQGESSSATQETTTKELEQQSTKETEKEKESEEDQEDEGFDDEELDMDMTQSEAIQQFFTLSIFSSLDDIP